ATGGAAAAAGCGTAAAATATCTGTTGCCAGCAGATGTTAAATCTTATATAATTTTTAATAAGATATATAAATTCAAAAATTAAGTATGTAAAAAGAAATGTTCTATATTTACATAAATTCTCAAAAAAAGTATATTTTGAAGGGGGGGACCCCATTTAGAAAGTAAAAATAAGGCTATCGAAGCAGCAAGAGCAGCATTCGATAAGAAAGCAAAAGACATTATTATCCTCGATTTAAAGGGCCTGACTACTATAGCAGATTATTTTGTAATCTGTTCAGGAGAAAGTACCACACAGGTTAAAGCAATTACAGAGAAGATTGAGGAGGTATTTAATGTCTTCAATATTAAACCTTTAGGAATTGAAGGATTAAGTTATAGCCACTGGGTGCTTATGGATTATGGAGACGTAATAGTGCATATTTTTGAAGAAGAAACCCGGTCTTTTTATGAACTCGAGAAACTCTGGATTGATGCTATCAGACTTCCGATAGAAGAATATCAAGATTTATGAGTAAGTTGGGTGTATTTATTTTTATTTTATTCCTTGGAGCAATAGCTCTTCTTGCAATTTTCAACCAAGAATCTACAATAGTAAGAATCCCTTTTGGAAAGACATATGAAACGCCTACTATTGCACTTCTTCTCCTATCTGGGGCGGTCGGAGCATTTGCAATGCTTTTTGTCTTTATCATAAGGGATACTAAGAGATTTATTGACACCTGGCAATATCAGAAAAAACAGAAGAGAGAGGAAAAAGTTCAGGAGTTATATTCAAAGGCTCTGAATTATTTATTTTCTTATCATAAGTTACAAGAGGCAAAGAAGGCATTACAGCAAGTTCTCTCTGAAGACCCCGAACATGTTAATGCATTGCTCCAGTTAGGAAACATAGCCGCTTCTGAAGAGGATTATCAAACTGCAAGGGAATATTATCAAAAAGTTCGTGATCTAAATCCGAGAAATATTGAAGTGTTATTCGCACTTGTCCGCTTGTTGGAAAAAACAGATAGATTAACAGAAGCACTCAGAAACATAGATGAAATTCTCGAAATAGATGACGGAAATTTGAATGCACTATATAAGAAAAGAGAGATTCTTGAAAAGCTGGAAAGGTGGCAAGAACTTGTATATGTTCAGAAAATAATACTAAAAAACGAATATTCAGAAAAGGACAAACTTCTTGCGAGGGAAGACCTTATAGGATATAAATATGAATATGGAAGAAACTGTCTTGAAAATGGTGAACTTGAAAAGGCAAAGAAGGCATTCAGGATAGTATTGCGGCTTGAAAAAAATTTTATCCCTGCTACCTTAGGTCTTGCAGAGGTGCTTTTGAGAGAAAATGAAGTTGAAAAAGCAATAGAAATTCTCGAAACAAATTATGAACAAACTTCATCTTTGATAGTCCTTTTAAGGCTGGAGGATTTACTTATTAGTGTTGGAGAACCTTCGAAACTCATAAGGATTTACAATAACAACATTTCAAAAAATCCTCAGAAGATGGTGACTAAGTTTTTTCTTGGAAGACTATTTTACCGTCTTGAAATGATAGATGATGCTTTTGAAACTCTTCTTTCTATAGATACAGGAGGAATTGTTTATCCCGAGTTGCATCAACTACTGGGTAATCTTTATATGAAGAGAAACCAAATTGATAAGGCTGTCCTTGAATATAAGAAAGCCTTAGAGTCTCATAAATGTGCATTTAGTATATCCTATGGTTGTAACAACTGTGGTTATATATCTTCAGAGTGGGCAGGAAGATGCTCCAATTGTAAAAAATGGAGTACATATCAACTGAATCTTCTTCACTCATAGACCATCCCCTAAGCTAAAACATTTTTTTGTTATAATAACGTTCGTAAACATTTTATATATGTCTTATAATTTTTAGCAGGATGTTGAGAAAATGTCTTTTTATGTTACCCAGAACAAGTCAATAAATTTTGATTTTGTTGATTTTTTTCAGGATGTTATAACTGGTTATAGGAGGACATAATAGTGAAAGAAAGATATGATCCTAAAAATATAGAACTTAAATGGCAGAAATTCTGGGAGGACAATAATATATATAAAACAAAAGCGAATCCGACTGGGAAAAAATTTTACTGCCTTGAGATGTTTCCTTATCCTTCCGGTGAAATACACATGGGGCATGTGAGAAATTATTCTATAGGAGATGTTATTGCAAGATATAAAAGAATGAGGGGTTATGATGTTTTACACCCCATGGGATGGGATGCATTTGGTCTCCCAGCAGAAAATGCAGCAATTAAACATGGGATACATCCTTCAGAATGGACATATAATAACATTAAGCATATGAAACAACAGCTTATACGGATGGGACTCGGCTATGACTGGGAAAGGGAAGTCACAACATGCAAAGCAGAATACTATAAATGGAATCAGTGGTTTTTTCTGAAAATGATGGAGAAAGGTCTTGTATATAAAAAATTTTCTTATGTTAATTGGTGCTCTTCGTGTTCAACTGTTCTTGCTAATGAACAGGTTATTGATGATAAATGCTGGAGATGTGATAACAATGTCGTACAGAAAAAACTCGAACAGTGGTTTTTTCGTATTACTAATTATGCAGAAGAACTGCTTCAGGGTTGTGAAGAATTAAGCGGATGGCCTGAAAGAGTTGTTATAATGCAGAAAAACTGGATTGGAAAAGGCGAAGGCGTTGAAGTTGATTTTCCTATTGAAGGTATGAAAGAAAAGCTGAGGATATTTACTACAAGGCCTGATACATTATTCGGCGTTACTTTCATGTGTATTGCCCCTGAACATCCTTTAGCTGAACAGATGGTGAGGCAAAAAACCAGACTTGACGAGATAAAAGCAAAATATGGGAAAGAGGATGAGAAGATAGGTATCCCTACAGGTTATTATGCAATTAACCCTTTGAATGAAGAGAGAATACCGATTTATGTAGCTAATTTTGTAATCATGGAATATGGAACTGGTGCGATTATGTCTGTCCCGGCACATGATCAGCGAGACTTTGATTTTGCAAAGAAGTATAATTTGCCCATAAAAGTTGTTATTACTCCCTTCAATTATTCTTCCTTGTCACTTTCAGAATTATCAGAAGCTTATGAAGGTGAAGGTTTGCTTGTTGATTCAGGCATATTTACAGGCATGAAGAGTGATGTTGCTAAAAATGAAATTATAAAATTTATAGAAGAAAAGGGAATAGGGAAAGGTGTAGTGAATTATAAATTGAGAGATTGGGGCATATCGAGGCAGAGATACTGGGGAACGCCAATACCCATTATTTATTGTGAACAATGCGGTATGGTCCCAGTTCCTGAAAGTGATTTGCCGGTAATTCTTCCAGAAGACGTTAGATTTACAGGGAAGGGCGGTTCACCTCTTGCAGAATCTGAAAAATTTTTAAAAACTGACTGTCCTAAATGCGGTGGAAAAGCGAGGCGTGAAACAGATACCATGGATACATTCGTCGATTCATCATGGTATTTTATACGTTATTGTTTTAACAAGGGCGATATTAACCTTTTAACTGAACTTCGTGCCGAAGACTCTGAATTCAAATACTGGATGCCTGTTGACCAGTATATCGGTGGGGTTGAACATGCAGTCCTGCATCTCCTATATTCCAGGTTTTTTACAAGGGTCTTACGCGACCTTGGGCTTATCAATATTAGTGAGCCTTTTCAGAATTTACTTACTCAGGGCATGGTTATTAAAGATGGTGCAAAAATGTCCAAATCAAAAGGGAATGTTGTTGATCCAAATTATCTTATTGAACGATATGGCGCTGATACCTCACGTTTATTCGCTCTATTCGCAGCTCCTCCTGAGAAAGATCTTGATTGGTCGGATAAGGGAGTAGAAGGTGCATACAGGTTTTTACACAAGTTATGGGGTATAGTGTATAAGTTTATAAATTATAGCTTAGAATTCAAAAATCAGAAAATAGGACAAAACTTCTCAGAATTTACATTTGATGCCCGGCGCCTTTATCGTAAGACACACCAGACTATTAAAAAAGTTACGCATGATATAGAACGTGAATATCATTTCAATACAGCTATTGCTGGATTAATGGAACTCGTCAATGAGATAGCTTCATTTCAACCTGAATCTGAAGACGATATGATGGCAATCAGATTTTCAATAGAAAAAACATTGCTTCTGCTATCTCCATTTTCTCCACACATCGCGGAAGAACTGTGGGAAGCAATAGGTAACAAACCCAGTATATTTGATCAAAAATGGCCTGAATGGAATGAAGATGAGGCACGTGAAGATTTATTAGAATTTGTGATTCAAGTCAATGGCAAAGTAAGGTCAAAGATTATGGTCCCATATGGTCTTACTGAAGACGTTTTAAAAAAGGTAGCTTTGGATGACGCAAAGATCAGGAAGATTATTGAGAAAAAAACAATAAAGAAAATTATTGTTGTAAGAGGAAAATTAGTAAATATTGTTGTTGGTGAATAAAAATCCTTTAAATAAAATAGTGGCTTATTACTCTCCGAAAGAAAGGTATGTTCTGGTGAAAATGCTATTTTCAGTTATTTTTTTATTCACCATGTACTTTTTGCTGTTAACTTTGTCTGGATGTGGATATAAATTGTATGGAAAAGTTTCTTTGCCATTTAATTCAATTAAAATCGATAAGATCGAAAATAGAACTTTTGAACCTAAACTTCAGGACAGGCTTTACAAGGCATTAGTGAAAGAGTTTCTGAAACATGGGGTAGAAGTAAGGCAAGATGCAGAATTGAAACTGAGCGGGGTAATTAATACATTTGAAATGCGTATACTTTCAGAAAAGTCTGATATCGCATCAGAATATGAAGTTATTATAAAGGGTGATTTTACACTTCAAAGTCCTTCAGAGAGTAGCAGGGAGTATAAGGATATTGGTTCTCCTTTTATTTTGTCTTTTTCGGGATCCGGCCGACTTGAAGAGCTTGTTGCATCAAAAGAGATTGCTTCAGAAAAGGCGATAGAAGATATGGCGATGGAGATTACTGGTATTCTTTTTTATAGCAAAAAGGAATAGCATTAAATAATCATTAAGATGAGTTATAAGACATTTTTAAAAGAGATAGAAAAAGGTCTATTAGAATCTGTATATGTGATATATACTTCTGAGTCATTTCTTCAGAGGGAAGCTATAGAGGCAATAAAAAGGATTTTGCCTGAGGATGAACGTGATTTTAATCTCCATATCTTTAATTTTATTTCTGATGATGAACAAAGGCATACTCTTGATGATCTTTTGAATGTTTTAAATACTCACTCTTTTTTTGGACGAAGAAGGTTTACGATCTCATTAATGAATTTCCAGAAACTGTCTAAAAAAGATTTTGAGAAATTAAATGCTTACATGAATAATCCAATGCAGGATTCGGTTTTTATTATTGTCCATAATGGAATACTTAAGAGAGAGCTCAGAGAGAGAATCAATATTTTCAAATCTATATCTCTTGATATAAAAGAAAATGAAATTCCATTCTGGATAAAACAGAAAGCAAAGATTAACAGAATAGAAATATCTGATGAAGCTATTGATTATCTTATCGGTATTATTGGGCAAGACCTTGGTCTTCTATCAGCAGAGATAGAAAAAATTTCTATGCTGGGTAAAGAAATAATACATATAGATGATATTTCTGATATTATTGCTGGAGGAAGGACGTATAATGTTTTTAACCTAATTGATGCAATAAAGAATAAGGATACGGAAAAGGTTTTTAATATATATAGAACACTTAAATATATGATCGATGATTACAACCTCATCGGTGCATTGAACTGGCACTACGGGCTTCAAGTACAAGATTCAGGCGGAACAAAAAATAATGAATACTTTGTGAGGGCATTCGAAATCCTCAACAAAGTAGATATTGATATTAAAAGTTCAGGAAGAAATTTTCCTATGGAGTATCTTTTTGTTAAGCTGCTCCAGCTTCAGTAAGAGCATTTACTTTTCTGGTAAGCCTTGATATTTTTCTGGAAGCAGTATTTTTATGTATCACACCTTTTGATGCAGCA
The sequence above is drawn from the Nitrospirota bacterium genome and encodes:
- the rsfS gene encoding ribosome silencing factor, with translation MEAARAAFDKKAKDIIILDLKGLTTIADYFVICSGESTTQVKAITEKIEEVFNVFNIKPLGIEGLSYSHWVLMDYGDVIVHIFEEETRSFYELEKLWIDAIRLPIEEYQDL
- a CDS encoding tetratricopeptide repeat protein, translated to MSKLGVFIFILFLGAIALLAIFNQESTIVRIPFGKTYETPTIALLLLSGAVGAFAMLFVFIIRDTKRFIDTWQYQKKQKREEKVQELYSKALNYLFSYHKLQEAKKALQQVLSEDPEHVNALLQLGNIAASEEDYQTAREYYQKVRDLNPRNIEVLFALVRLLEKTDRLTEALRNIDEILEIDDGNLNALYKKREILEKLERWQELVYVQKIILKNEYSEKDKLLAREDLIGYKYEYGRNCLENGELEKAKKAFRIVLRLEKNFIPATLGLAEVLLRENEVEKAIEILETNYEQTSSLIVLLRLEDLLISVGEPSKLIRIYNNNISKNPQKMVTKFFLGRLFYRLEMIDDAFETLLSIDTGGIVYPELHQLLGNLYMKRNQIDKAVLEYKKALESHKCAFSISYGCNNCGYISSEWAGRCSNCKKWSTYQLNLLHS
- a CDS encoding leucine--tRNA ligase, producing MKERYDPKNIELKWQKFWEDNNIYKTKANPTGKKFYCLEMFPYPSGEIHMGHVRNYSIGDVIARYKRMRGYDVLHPMGWDAFGLPAENAAIKHGIHPSEWTYNNIKHMKQQLIRMGLGYDWEREVTTCKAEYYKWNQWFFLKMMEKGLVYKKFSYVNWCSSCSTVLANEQVIDDKCWRCDNNVVQKKLEQWFFRITNYAEELLQGCEELSGWPERVVIMQKNWIGKGEGVEVDFPIEGMKEKLRIFTTRPDTLFGVTFMCIAPEHPLAEQMVRQKTRLDEIKAKYGKEDEKIGIPTGYYAINPLNEERIPIYVANFVIMEYGTGAIMSVPAHDQRDFDFAKKYNLPIKVVITPFNYSSLSLSELSEAYEGEGLLVDSGIFTGMKSDVAKNEIIKFIEEKGIGKGVVNYKLRDWGISRQRYWGTPIPIIYCEQCGMVPVPESDLPVILPEDVRFTGKGGSPLAESEKFLKTDCPKCGGKARRETDTMDTFVDSSWYFIRYCFNKGDINLLTELRAEDSEFKYWMPVDQYIGGVEHAVLHLLYSRFFTRVLRDLGLINISEPFQNLLTQGMVIKDGAKMSKSKGNVVDPNYLIERYGADTSRLFALFAAPPEKDLDWSDKGVEGAYRFLHKLWGIVYKFINYSLEFKNQKIGQNFSEFTFDARRLYRKTHQTIKKVTHDIEREYHFNTAIAGLMELVNEIASFQPESEDDMMAIRFSIEKTLLLLSPFSPHIAEELWEAIGNKPSIFDQKWPEWNEDEAREDLLEFVIQVNGKVRSKIMVPYGLTEDVLKKVALDDAKIRKIIEKKTIKKIIVVRGKLVNIVVGE
- the holA gene encoding DNA polymerase III subunit delta; the encoded protein is MSYKTFLKEIEKGLLESVYVIYTSESFLQREAIEAIKRILPEDERDFNLHIFNFISDDEQRHTLDDLLNVLNTHSFFGRRRFTISLMNFQKLSKKDFEKLNAYMNNPMQDSVFIIVHNGILKRELRERINIFKSISLDIKENEIPFWIKQKAKINRIEISDEAIDYLIGIIGQDLGLLSAEIEKISMLGKEIIHIDDISDIIAGGRTYNVFNLIDAIKNKDTEKVFNIYRTLKYMIDDYNLIGALNWHYGLQVQDSGGTKNNEYFVRAFEILNKVDIDIKSSGRNFPMEYLFVKLLQLQ